ATTAATATCTCTGAGAGATAgtgatgtttgtttttggagACTGCACGAGCACAAAGAGGCGTCTGTTGGAGGACATTTTTATGCTTGAGActtcgtgtgtgtgtgtgtgggggtgtgtgggtgggggggtgtgtgtgtgtgtgtgtgggtgtgggtgtgtgtgtgtgtgtgtgtgtgactgtgtggaTTGGTCAGTAATAATATTTGAGGAGGGAGCAGGTATCCTGCAGTCCTCTGGGAGAGAGCTCACTTTTCCAAACTTGAATCCCGTCTTTGTGCCCAGGAATGTTAattttcctctccttcctcctcacaGAGGCCAGAGTCATCCCTGAAGGAGGTACTGTGTATAAAAACACCTCTCTTAGATATTTTCACAAACTAAACTCTGCATTGATCTAACAGCCAGTTTTTAAGGTTCTGCTCTGTATTTTTGTGTgatgttgttctgattggctgatcttAAGTACAATATAAATACACATATTTATCAGAGAGTGTTCCTTTCTACTATGAAAGTCCTCTCCTCTAGCTTGGTCACAACAACTGCAGTTTAATGAGCACCACTctaacaaaaatcaaacagccATACATGTCCTACCACAGCCACCCTTTATTTGGCAGCTTCTTGTTTTAGTTACCAAAAATTGCAGGAATCTTCTTATCCTGTTAAAACGGCAGAAATTCCCCAAGCCTGTCTGAACCTCTGATCTGTGACGGCCTCGGCCGCAGACTCTTCACCTGAGACCACGAAAATCTCAAATACAAGCtgaaccttcaaaataaaatacagttaactactctttacctgtcagtgttaatgttctagctactcttcctgtcagtgttaatgttctagctactctcttcctgtcagtgttaatgttctagctactctcttcctgtcagtgttaatgttctagctactctcttcctgtcagtgttaatgttctagctactctcttcctgtcagtgttaatgttctagctactctcttcctgtcagtgttaatgttctagctactctcttcctgtcagtgttaatgttctagctactctcttcctgtcagtgttaatgttctagctactcttaacctgtcagtgttaatgttctagctactcttaacctgtcagtgttaatgttctagctactctttacctgtcagtgttaatgttctagctactctttacctgtcagtgttaatgttctagctactcttaacctgtcagtgttaatgttctagctactcttAACCTGTCAGTGTaaatgttctagctactctttacctgtcagtgttaatgttctagctactcttaacctgtcagtgttaatgttctagctactctttacccctcagtgttaatgttctagctactctttacctgtcagtgttaatgttctagctactcttAACCTGTCAGTGTaaatgttctagctactctcttcctgtcagtgttaatgttctagctactctcttcctgtcagtgttaatgttctagctactctttacctgtcagtgttaatgttctagctactctttacctgtcagtgttaatgttctagctactcttaacctgtcagtgttaatgttctagctactcttaacctgtcagtgttaatgttctagctactctttacctgtcagtgttaatgttctagctactctcttcctgtcagtgttaatgttctagctactcttaacctgtcagtgttaatgttctagctactctttacctgtcagtgttaatgttctagctactctttacctgtcagtgttaatgttctagctactctttacctgtcagtgttaatgttctagctactcttaacctgtcagtgttaatgttctagctactctttacctgtcagtgttaatgttctagctactcttaacctgtcagtgttaatgttctagctactctttacccctcagtgttaatgttctagctactctcttcctgtcagtgttaatgttctagctactctttacctgtcagtgttaatgttctagctactcttaacctgtcagtgttaatgttctagctactctcttcctgtcagcgttaatgttctagctactctttacctgtcagtgttaatgttctagctactctttacctgtcagtgttaatgttctagctactctttacctgtcagtgttaatgttctagctactctcttcctgtcagtgttaatgttctagctactctttacctgtcagtgttaatgttctagctactctcttcctgtcagtgttaatgttctagctactctttacctgtcagtgttaatgttctagctactctcttcctgtcagtgttaatgttctagctactctcttcctgtcagtgttaatgttctagctactctttacctgtcagtgttaatgttctagctactcttaacctgtcagtgttaatgttctagctactcttaacctgtcagtgttaatgttctagctactctttacctgtcagtgttaatgttctagctactctttacctgtcagtgttaatgttctagctactcttaacctgtcagtgttaatgttctagctactctttacctgtcagtgttaatgttctagctactctttacctgtcagtgttaatgttctagctactctttacctgtcagtgttaatgttctagctactcttAACCTGTCAGTGTaaatgttctagctactctttacctgtcagtgttaatgttctagctactcttaacctgtcagtgttaatgttctagctactctttacccctcagtgttaatgttctagctactctcttcctgtcagtgttaatgttctagctactctttacctgtcagtgtaaatgttctagctactcttaacctgtcagtgttaatgttctagctactctcttcctgtcagtgttaatgttctagctactcttaacctgtcagtgttaatgttctagctactcttaacctgtcagtgttaatgttctagctactctttacctgtcagtgttaatgttctagctactcttaacctgtcagtgttaatgttctagctactctttacctgtcagtgttaatgttctagctactctttacctgtcagtgttaatgttctagctactctttacctgtcagtgttaatgttctagctactctttacctgtcagtgttaatgttctagctactcttaacctgtcagtgttaatgttctagctactctttacccctcagtgttaatgttctagctactctcttcctgtcagtgttaatgttctagctactctttacctgtcagtgttaatgttctagctactcttaacctgtcagtgttaatgttctagctactctcttcctgtcagtgttaatgttctagctactctttacctgtcagtgttaatgttctagctactctttacctgtcagtgttaatgttctagctactctcttcctgtcagtgttaatgttctagctactctcttcctgtcagtgttaatgttctagctactctttacctgtcagtgttaatgttctagctactctttacctgtcagtgttaatgttctagctactctcttcctgtcagtgttaatgttctagctactctcttcctgtcagtgttaatgttctagctactctttacctgtcagtgttaatgttctagctactctttacctgtcagtgttaatgttctagctactcttaacctgtcagtgttaatgttctagctactctttacctgtcagtgttaatgttctagctactctcttcctgtcagtgttaatgttctagctactctcttcctgtcagtgttaatgttctagctactctcttcctgtcagtgttaatgttctagctactctcttcctgtcagtgttaatgttctagctactctcttcctgtcagtgttaatgttctagctactctcttcctgtcagtgttaatgttctagctactctcttcctgtcagtgttaatgttctagctactctttacctgtcagtgttaatgttctagctactctcttcctgtcagtgttaatgttctagctactctcttcctgtcagtgttaatgttctagctactctcttcctgtcagtgttaatgttctagctactctcttcctgtcagtgttaatgttctagctactctttacctgtcagtgttaatgttctagctactctcttcctgtcagtgttaatgttctagctactctttacctgtcagtgttaatgttctagctactctttacctgtcagtgttaatgttctagctactctcttcctgtcagtgtcaatgttctagctactctttacctgtcagtgtcaatgttctagctactctcttcctgtcagtgttaatgttctagctactctttacctgtcagtgttaatgttctagctactctttacctgtcagtgttaatgttctagctactcttAACCTGTCAGTGTaaatgttctagctactctttacatgtcagtgttaatgttctagctactctcttcctgtcagtgttaatgttctagctactctcttcctgtcagtgttaatgttctagctactcttAACCTGTCAGTGTaaatgttctagctactctttacctgtcagtgttaatgttctagctactctcttcctgtcagtgttaatgttctagctactctcttcctgtcagtgttaatgttctagctactcttaacctgtcagtgttaatgttctagctactctcttcctgtcagtgttaatgttctagctactctcttcctgtcagtgttaatgttctagctactctttacctgtcagtgttaatgttctagctactctcttcctgtcagtgttaatgttctagctactctcttcctgtcagtgttaatgttctagctactctcttcctgtcagtgttaatgttctagctactctttacccctcagtgttaatgttctagctactctcttcctgtcagtgttaatgttctagctactctttacctgtcagtgttaatgttctagctactctcttcctgtcagtgttaatgttctagctactctcttcctgtcagtgttaatgttctagctactctttacccctcagtgttaatgttctagctactctttacctgtcagtgttaatgttctagctactctcttcctgtcagtgtcaatgttctagctactctttacctgtcagtgtcaatgttctagctactctcttcctgtcagtgttaatgttctagctactctttacctgtcagtgttaatgttctagctactctcttcctgtcagtgttaatgttctagctactctttacctgtcagtgttaatgttctagctactctttacctgtcagtgttaatgttctagctactctcttcctgtcagtgttaatgttctagctactctcttcctgtcagtgttaatgttctagctactctcttcctgtcagtgttaatgttctagctactctttacctgtcagtgttaatgttctagctactctttacctgtcagtgttaatgttctagctactctcttcctgtcagtgttaatgttctagctactctttacctgtcagtgttaatgttctagctactcttaacctgtcagtgttaatgttctagctactctcttcctgtcagtgttaatgttctagctactctcttcctgtcagtgttaatgttctagctactctcttcctgtcagtgttaatgttctagctactctttacctgtcagtgttaatgttctagctactctcttcctgtcagtgttaatgttctagctactctcttcctgtcagtgttaatgttctagctactctcttcctgtcagtgttaatgttctagctactctcttcctgtcagtgttaatgttctagctactctttacctgtcagtgttaatgttctagctactctttacctgtcagtgttaatgttctagctactctttacctgtcagtgttaatgttctagctactctcttcctgtcagtgttaatgttctagctactctttacctgtcagtgttaatgttctagctactctcttcctgtcagtgttaatgttctagctactctcttcctgtcagtgttaatgttctagctactctcttcctgtcagtgttaatgttctagctactctttacctgtcagtgttaatgttctagctactctcttcctgtcagtgttaatgttctagctactctcttcctgtcagtgttaatgttctagctactctttacctgtcagtgttaatgttctagctactctcttcctgtcagtgttaatgttctagctactctcttcctgtcagtgttaatgttctagctactctttacctgtcagtgttaatgttctagctactctcttcctgtcagtgttaatgttctagctactctcttcctgtcagtgttaatgttctagctactctttacctgtcagtgttaatgttctagctactctcttcctgtcagtgttaatgttctagctactctcttcctgtcagtgttaatgttctagctactctttacctgtcagtgttaatgttctagctactctcttcctgtcagtgttaatgttctctCTGTTCAGTGAATAGCAGGAAATATAATCTGAATAAGTCTGAGCTCAGAACAGTGACCACATGGAGACGTAGAGGGACTAAAAATAGGAACTGAGTCTTGATTTGAACTGTTTTGCCCGTTGTCAGTGCCGTATGATGAACCACCAGCCGTCCCCTACTGGCCTTACTCCACCTCGGACTTCTGGAACTACATCGAGTACTTCAGGTCCATCGGTGCCTACAACCACATCAACGAGATGGCCAGGGCCTTCTTCGCCCACCAGCACCTCGGTGACACCCTGGGATACGAGACCAACGCAGGACATGAGCACTGAGGAGGAGGCAGGAGGACGGCAGACATAAAcgaaaaggaaagaaaggaaataTGAGAGGAAATGAAGACAGTATTACAGAAAATATTACAGACATTATCACAGAAAGTAAAGAAGCAAATCCATGAAAGTATAATGCTGTTTGTAGGTTAGCCAGAAATGTTAACATAGAGTGAGTAGCTCCTttgaaaaattgtgtttttacatcatgtaaaataaatgcagcatgTACTGAAAGGAGTCATACTGTCTTTAAATTGTCtttctcatttctgacttttatatTTACATGATTCTCACCCAGGCTGAGCAGTGCATCTAAATTCAGATCCAATCTCAACATATcctgatgatttttaaatcacagaaagtGTAATAATTCTtaaacctgaaatgtgtcagaataccagtttaatacaattttttgCAGCACAGATTTTATTCTCTACAGAATTACATGCCAGTTTTTTTCTAGAATAGCTTGTAAAAAGGCTtcctttatgtttgtttgtatttcctTAATGATCCTAATTTTATGTTGTTGAAAAGGAGTTCTTCTGTGTTGGAATAACCTTGAAACTACAGGCTGTTAGGGAGTATTTTAGGCCAACATAGTGAAAATACGTGGTAGTTCTGAGGGTGGAACCCTTGAGTAAAGGGCGGATTGACGGTAGCCGAGCCTATTTCAGTGTTGCACACTGTTTTGTTTACCTGAGCTGTGAGCTAGCCTAGCTAGTAACGAAGAGCCCCTGTAGACCAACTGCTGCTGAACTTCTACCGACATGAAACCGGCCGTGGACGAGATGTTTCCTGAAGGAGCGGGACCCTATGTGGATCTGGACGAGGTGCTTTCATCGATATTtagacaaaatgacaaaataatggCCGAAAACACAGGCTAACGTTAGCTCAGGTTAGCTTAGCCCCGTAGTATAAAGTTGTTattaaagctaaagctagcatagacGGGCTATCAGAACATTAATCTAATTAACTCATTAACGCTTCTCTCTGTTTACGCCAGGACTGCTTTTGCCCACAGTGGACTCTGTTATTTAAACATAGACGGTATTCACGCCTCATTGACGTGTCCGCCATATTACCAGAGGAGAGAGCGGTCCTTAAGCAGTGTTAGTCAGTGAGGGATGAAGGGTTTGTGATTAAAACGCacagttttacatttaactGGTCGTTATCAGTCGTTTGTATAACGTGGAATACCTCTGCAAGATGGCGGCGGCGCTGACGTACGGCCCACTGACCAATGAGGCGTCTACGTTTATGACGTCTATGCTAATAAATGTGTAACCGTGCAGCCTCGCCTGCGTCATCACGTTTCAGAAATATTCTCTAAGGTTCCACTGAGCTCCTCTCTGGGTTTCAGAGCAACAGCGGATTTATGTCGCAGTTTAAATAGTTGTTATAGACCagcatgaaacaaacaaacaaacaaacaaacacacaaacacacacacaaacaaacacacaaacaaacaaacacacagacacacaaacacacacacacacacacacacaaacaaacacacaaacacacacacacacacaaacacacaaacaaacaaacaaacacacaaacacacacacaaacaaacacacaaacaaacagacacacaaacacacacacacacacacacaccccaacacacaaacaaacatacaaacacacaaacacacacacaaacaaacaaacaaacaaacaaacacacacacaaacaaacacacaaacaaacaaacacacagacacacaaacacacacacacacacacaaacaaacacacatacacacacatacatacacacacacatacatacatacacacatacatacatacacacatacatacatacacacatacatacatacacacacacacacacacacacaaacaaacaaacaaacacacatacacacacatacatacacacacacatacatacacacacacatacatacacacatacatagaATAATAATATGAACACACAGGTGAAAGCACTGTATTTTCAAATCGTGTAATTTAGACCAACGTTTATCTCTGATTTCAGCTGAGGAGGCCCAGTGTCAGAGCCCTTCACcgtttttattgttattattttttatttaaggtttatttaatAGGGACAGATATTTTTATGATGCTGCAGTAGCTTAAATTGTTCTTTTTCATTCATCTTCACTCAGCGCACCATCAGgacaaaatgaaagcagaattttaccatttttagcagatatttaaaaacaaaaactgcagcaTCACACTGAGAAGTATTCAGGCCCTCTCCACCTTATTCCTAtcccccatgattctttgcgttaaatatgggcgcaacttccagtcccttctatctaaatgggactttatATTGAAACGAGATGTGAAACGTGATTATTGTTCGTCTGCTTCACCTCAAACAggacaatattattatttctctgcccTCTACTAAAGAGAACAAAGAGACAACATTACCTCAGACTCGCATATTTatctaactttattagcttcatatcAGTAATAGACGATCACGTTTAGTTAAATAAGTTCggacaccaccttcagataagatttctagtttgtggggttgctgaaattcttatttcaccaactaatccctcttaaatgtgggaattatattAATAAAACTATGACTCAAGttgtcagctcttcagtttggtaaatttcaagttttgaattaatgatgaattaatattgaaagaatTAAATCCCAAATGCCTTTAAACAGTGAACAGCACGTTTAAACCACTGCTGTtaaagacatatttaactttgtcaccTAAGTATTACCACGACCGAAGCATCAgctactgagcattacagaaaatattatttaaaactttcagctcTTTTAACTTTATtgagttaacaaaaatgaagcagtgtttatgcagcaaatatttatttcagaagaACCGCTGTTGAGGCTAAATCACTTCAGTAAGCCCTTGGAAGAATGGGGTTTTGATGCACTAGAATACGTGTATTTAATGTTCTTTtgcccatattcagatttacgGCAGCgaccccaggaataaggtggacaCACCAACACTAAAATGTAGCTCAGGCTCCTTCCTCTTCTTGGGTttttactgagatgtttctacgcCCTggttggagtccacctgtgctaggTAAACTGAAAGGTCATGATCTGGATAAGCACATTCCTCTTtctagaaggcctcacagctgacaatgaatatcagagcaaaacccaAACCATGAGCTCAGAGGAACCTGTCTCAGAGACAGAATTGTTgcaaggctacaaaaaaatactGACGGTCCCCAAGAGCACGGtgacctccataattctcaaatggaaaaagtttagcacaaccaggactcctccaagagctggtcacctggctCCTGAGGGACAAGATAACCATGGTCACCTACTGAGCTCCAGACATCCAGAAGGACCACCATCACTGCAgtcactgatctgggcttcatggcagactggcagaagcctctcctcactgcaaaacacatgaaagccaaaAAATCTACACATAGAAATACTTTATGAGGAATTTCatgtcactgttttatttttgtaaatttgcataataataaattgtaaatctgttttcactttgtcctgTTAGAGGAATGATCAGTGATAAAAATGAATAgaaatgactgtagcatcaggctgcaacataaaaactTCACTaaagtaaagggggtctgaatactttctgaatgcaccaTAGATTCATgtaaaaactgtaatgaacttTTTTTGATGATAGTCTATCAATATCACAATGgtatggtgtgtgtgtgtgtgtgtgtgaatggggGGGTGTGAATGTGTGGGATGCTAACAGTTGTACTTCTGTGTGTTTACAGGCAGGGGGCAGCAGCGGTCTACTGATGGATCTGGCAGCCAATGAAAAAGCAGTGCACTCTGATTTCTTTAATGGTAAGCCAAAGTTCTCCAAAAATTAAAATCCCAGTTTCTTTGATATTGATTACTCATTAATCGCACAGAATCTTCAAACAAGCAATAAGTGAATAAAATGAGCTAAGAGAGACAAACCTGTGAATACTCAAGGAGAGCTACTTCACTGTCAAAATatcacaacaaacactgaaatatttattttgacagaATCTATGAACTAAACAAGGGCAGTAAGACATGTGGCATAGTAAAACTCAGTTAATCACCCAACACTATGTTCCTccctgtagcgccacattatgtaataaccctgactataggacttagtgtgggctctaaggtatgccctacccagctaccttgccctaactctaaccgcttagtggcttacaaaatgtggCGTCATTACATAATgaggcattattacataatgtggcgctacactCCCTTTGTTTCTATCATCTAGCAGACATTTATGGCAGCCCAGCATAAAGCAAGGCTTGTGGAGTTAAAGAGAAAACATAATCACATATTCTTTAACTTATATTTAGTTTTACACTAGTTTCCTTGATAAGCTGTAGAAGTGTGCCTCTGTTTAACTCACAACCAAGTGATCAGGCAGCAAAGtacttatattttcatttttggaaCAGTATGGTAGGAGAGTTTCTGCTGAGGGAGAACAGTGTCTGTAAACCTTTCCTGCATTTTCTATTCAACCGTCCTGTTGCCAGGAAAGCCTCACTGAGATCAAGgatctcttttacaagagtGGTCCTGCCAAAATGGGCAGcagcacattttaaaagaaatacaaagCATAGGTCAACATAACCTGGGTCACAGAACAGAAAGTCCTTGTTCAAAGCATCTACAGCCTCATACATTGTCCTCCAACACCTTCCAGGtactttaaaaaagatttaaagagaccagctgaGCTCCCCTACGCTCAAATCCTTATAAAACAGATCCTAAGTCTACCTGAAACTCCTGTTCACCACCACAAACCACATTCTGAGAACAGATAACAAGAACAGGTTTGGTTACCTGCTGACTGGATTATGGCAGAGGCCTTCAACATGAATGaatcatggatggattttacaTATGAAGAGGGAAAAGCTGAGTGCCAAAGTATTCCAGCTCACACTTCCTACAGATACAGCGTACACGCAAAACATTTAGTGATCCTGGAGTGGCAGTGGCCAGAAAGCATCAGTTTTTTGGAGACTCAACGaggactttcatgtgttttactctgaggagaggcttctgtctagccactctgccataaagccca
Above is a genomic segment from Cheilinus undulatus linkage group 19, ASM1832078v1, whole genome shotgun sequence containing:
- the cops9 gene encoding COP9 signalosome complex subunit 9, which encodes MKPAVDEMFPEGAGPYVDLDEAGGSSGLLMDLAANEKAVHSDFFNDFEDLFDDEDLQ
- the otos gene encoding otospiralin — translated: MKLLVWISVLLCIFAGHLSEARVIPEGVPYDEPPAVPYWPYSTSDFWNYIEYFRSIGAYNHINEMARAFFAHQHLGDTLGYETNAGHEH